One genomic window of Microbacterium testaceum StLB037 includes the following:
- the pepN gene encoding aminopeptidase N, whose translation MPGENLTRIEAQERRAIVDTRAYDVQLDLTRGDEVFSSRTVVTFAATEGASTFIDLIARTVHSVTLNGRELDPAEVFADSRIALDGLASENELIVDADCEYTNTGEGLHRFVDPVDGEVYLYSQFEVPDSRRMYTVFEQPDLKAEFTFSVTAPARWKVVSNSPTPEPVAVSDDTARWDFPATPRISSYITALVAGPYEATYSELTSADGRVIPLGVFARKSLWQYLDADYVFDKTRQGFAYFEEKFGFPYPFAKYDQLFVPEFNAGAMENAGAVTFTETYVFRSKVTDAVKERRVVTILHELAHMWFGDLVTMKWWNDLWLNESFAEWASTIATAEATEWEAAWTTFNAMEKTWAYRQDQLPSTHPVVAEINDLEDVQVNFDGITYAKGGSVLKQLAAWVGIEQFFSGVAAYFQKHQWSNTEVGDLLVELEATSGRDLGDWSKKWLETAGVNTLTPLIEEGADPSTGSGTVITRFAIVQTAPADYPTIRPHRLGVGFYSLNDGGALERVHHVEIDVDGDRTEVPELRGIRRPDLVLLNDNDLAYAKIRLDERSLATAIAHLKDISDPLARSLVWGAAWDQTRDAEASATDYLDLVLRNIGSETESTTVRTTLAQLQLAANSYVAPAKREASRQRVADGLWELAQAAEAGSDSQLQFVTAFASAASTPAHAETVKALRDGSTTLEGLEIDTDLSWQLLVSLAASGAVTAADIDEARAADNTAKGGEFAAMAKASLPSHDAKQEAWDSLIARTDAPNTIVRSTAAGFTNPATVEVLADFVEPYFAMLLPIWESRSYQIAQYLIVGLYPAALASAALRDATRGWLAEHKDAAPALRRLVSENLAGVERALAVQERDAA comes from the coding sequence GTGCCAGGAGAGAACCTCACCCGCATCGAAGCACAGGAGCGTCGCGCGATCGTCGACACGCGCGCCTACGACGTGCAGCTCGACCTCACTCGCGGCGACGAGGTCTTCTCGTCCCGCACGGTGGTGACCTTCGCGGCCACCGAGGGGGCGTCGACCTTCATCGACCTCATCGCGCGGACGGTCCACTCCGTCACGCTCAACGGGCGCGAGCTCGACCCCGCCGAGGTGTTCGCCGACTCGCGCATCGCGCTCGACGGCTTGGCATCCGAGAACGAACTCATCGTCGACGCGGACTGCGAATACACGAACACCGGTGAAGGTCTGCATCGCTTCGTCGACCCCGTCGACGGCGAGGTCTACCTCTACTCGCAGTTCGAGGTTCCGGACTCGCGCCGCATGTACACCGTGTTCGAGCAGCCCGATCTGAAGGCCGAGTTCACGTTCTCGGTCACGGCCCCCGCGCGGTGGAAGGTCGTCTCCAACTCCCCCACGCCCGAACCCGTCGCCGTGTCCGACGACACCGCCCGCTGGGACTTCCCCGCCACCCCGCGCATCTCCTCGTACATCACCGCTCTCGTCGCTGGCCCCTACGAGGCGACCTACAGCGAGCTCACCAGCGCCGACGGCCGCGTCATCCCGCTCGGCGTGTTCGCGCGCAAGAGCCTGTGGCAGTACCTGGATGCCGACTACGTCTTCGACAAGACCCGTCAGGGATTCGCGTACTTCGAGGAGAAGTTCGGCTTCCCCTACCCCTTCGCCAAGTACGACCAGCTCTTCGTGCCCGAGTTCAACGCCGGGGCCATGGAGAACGCGGGCGCGGTGACCTTCACCGAGACCTACGTCTTCCGTTCCAAGGTGACGGATGCCGTGAAGGAGCGCCGCGTCGTCACGATCCTCCACGAGCTCGCCCACATGTGGTTCGGCGACCTCGTCACGATGAAGTGGTGGAACGACCTCTGGTTGAACGAGTCGTTCGCCGAGTGGGCCTCCACGATCGCCACCGCCGAAGCCACCGAGTGGGAGGCCGCCTGGACGACCTTCAACGCGATGGAGAAGACCTGGGCCTACCGCCAGGACCAGCTCCCCTCGACCCACCCCGTCGTCGCCGAGATCAACGACCTCGAAGACGTGCAGGTCAACTTCGACGGCATCACCTACGCCAAGGGCGGATCGGTGCTCAAGCAGCTCGCCGCCTGGGTGGGCATCGAGCAGTTCTTCTCGGGTGTCGCCGCGTACTTCCAGAAGCACCAGTGGTCGAACACCGAGGTCGGCGACCTGCTCGTCGAGCTCGAGGCCACGAGCGGTCGCGACCTGGGCGACTGGTCGAAGAAGTGGCTCGAGACCGCGGGCGTGAACACCCTCACCCCGCTCATCGAAGAGGGCGCCGACCCTTCGACAGGCTCAGGGACCGTGATAACGCGCTTCGCGATCGTCCAGACCGCCCCCGCCGACTACCCCACCATCCGTCCCCACCGCCTGGGTGTTGGCTTCTACTCGCTGAACGACGGCGGAGCCCTCGAGCGGGTGCACCACGTCGAGATCGACGTCGACGGCGACCGCACCGAGGTACCCGAACTGCGCGGCATCCGTCGTCCCGACCTCGTACTGCTGAACGACAACGACCTCGCCTACGCGAAGATCCGTCTCGACGAGCGCTCGCTCGCCACCGCGATCGCGCACCTCAAGGACATCTCCGACCCCCTCGCGCGCTCGCTCGTCTGGGGTGCCGCGTGGGATCAGACGCGGGATGCCGAGGCCTCGGCGACCGACTACCTCGACCTCGTGCTGCGCAACATCGGCTCCGAGACCGAGTCGACGACGGTTCGTACGACGCTCGCCCAGCTGCAGCTGGCGGCGAACTCGTACGTCGCCCCCGCGAAGCGCGAGGCGTCGCGCCAGCGGGTCGCGGACGGTCTGTGGGAGCTCGCGCAGGCGGCGGAGGCCGGGAGCGACAGCCAGCTGCAGTTCGTCACGGCGTTCGCGTCGGCGGCATCCACTCCGGCTCACGCCGAGACCGTGAAGGCCCTGCGTGACGGCTCGACGACCCTCGAGGGCCTCGAGATCGACACCGACCTGTCGTGGCAGCTGCTCGTGTCGCTCGCCGCGTCGGGCGCGGTCACCGCCGCGGACATCGACGAGGCCCGCGCGGCGGACAACACCGCCAAGGGCGGAGAGTTCGCCGCGATGGCCAAGGCGTCGCTTCCCTCTCACGACGCGAAGCAGGAGGCCTGGGACTCGCTCATCGCGCGCACCGACGCCCCCAACACGATCGTGCGCTCGACGGCCGCGGGATTCACCAACCCGGCCACGGTCGAGGTCCTCGCCGACTTCGTCGAGCCGTACTTCGCGATGCTGCTGCCCATCTGGGAGTCGCGCAGCTACCAGATCGCGCAGTACCTGATCGTGGGTCTGTACCCGGCAGCCCTCGCGAGCGCCGCTTTGCGGGACGCGACGCGCGGGTGGCTCGCCGAGCACAAGGATGCCGCCCCCGCACTGCGCCGTCTGGTGAGCGAGAACCTCGCCGGTGTGGAGCGTGCTCTGGCCGTGCAGGAGCGCGACGCGGCGTAA
- a CDS encoding ribose-5-phosphate isomerase encodes MRIHLGTDHAGLEFSTQIQHHLASQGHEVVDHGPIEYDPLDDYPAFCIRAAQAVVRDQADGVESLGVVFGGSGNGEQIAANKVLGVRAALVWSIATAELAREHNDANVIAIGARQHTFEEAASFIDRFITTPFSGEERHARRIAQLAAYEQDGVLLPDPREKRSHPDVLAAGDSFDPEAG; translated from the coding sequence ATGCGAATCCACCTCGGCACCGACCACGCCGGTCTCGAATTCTCGACCCAGATCCAGCACCACCTCGCCTCGCAGGGGCACGAGGTCGTCGACCACGGTCCGATCGAGTACGACCCGCTCGACGACTACCCCGCGTTCTGCATCCGCGCGGCGCAGGCCGTCGTCCGTGATCAGGCGGATGGTGTCGAGAGTCTCGGCGTCGTCTTCGGCGGTTCCGGCAACGGCGAGCAGATCGCGGCGAACAAGGTCCTCGGCGTGCGTGCCGCCCTCGTCTGGAGCATCGCGACGGCCGAGCTCGCCCGCGAGCACAACGACGCGAACGTGATCGCCATCGGTGCGCGCCAGCACACCTTCGAAGAAGCTGCCTCGTTCATCGACCGCTTCATCACCACTCCCTTCTCGGGTGAAGAACGCCACGCGCGCCGCATCGCGCAGCTCGCCGCGTACGAGCAGGACGGCGTTCTGCTGCCCGATCCGCGCGAGAAGCGGTCGCACCCCGACGTCCTCGCCGCCGGCGACTCCTTCGACCCCGAGGCAGGCTGA
- a CDS encoding mechanosensitive ion channel family protein, producing the protein MSLLAEVPDPSPSPSTTIDPGNLTSLDTWTWIGTQLLGFGGVLLRILGIIVGIAIAAWLLRVIIRRVVDRIVNGAKSKARVDDTQALDRSPLSAVRLVQRTRTLGTILQNIVNVILVIVALVWIASIAAPNALASLTLLTAAVGAGLGFGAQNIVKDVLNGIFIVAEDQIGIGDVVDLGLATGIVEFVSVRITHVRDVNGTLWYVRNGEITRIGNMSQGWSRVIIDLAVPTDAEIDDVETAMLSAAKAMAKEPKWRSRIIEQPEIWGLESISGDALVIRIVMKTRSSAKDDVARELRARLKRAIDAMGIALPQLNSIMLTGPEGAQSVRGAHPPKTKETQVAPGAERPRWRPRGRKIEVSETVEDRTSDAPPRVKKKKAVRDDTPTAIVNLPDAPGADQPKPTPPAVRADEKDTP; encoded by the coding sequence ATGTCCCTTCTCGCCGAAGTCCCCGACCCGTCTCCCTCGCCGTCCACGACCATCGACCCCGGTAACCTGACGAGCCTCGACACCTGGACCTGGATCGGAACCCAGCTGCTCGGGTTCGGCGGTGTGCTGCTGCGCATCCTCGGGATCATCGTCGGCATCGCGATCGCCGCGTGGCTGCTGCGCGTCATCATCCGACGCGTCGTCGACCGCATCGTGAACGGGGCGAAGAGCAAGGCGCGCGTCGACGACACGCAGGCGCTCGACCGTTCCCCGCTGAGCGCGGTCCGACTCGTGCAGCGCACCCGCACCCTCGGCACGATCCTCCAGAACATCGTGAACGTCATCCTGGTGATCGTCGCGTTGGTGTGGATCGCGAGCATCGCCGCGCCGAACGCTCTTGCTTCGCTCACCCTGCTGACGGCCGCCGTCGGTGCCGGGCTCGGTTTCGGTGCCCAGAACATCGTGAAGGACGTCCTCAACGGCATCTTCATCGTCGCGGAAGACCAGATCGGCATCGGCGACGTCGTCGACCTCGGGCTCGCGACGGGCATCGTCGAGTTCGTGAGCGTGCGCATCACCCACGTCCGCGACGTCAACGGCACCCTCTGGTACGTCCGCAACGGTGAGATCACGCGCATCGGCAACATGTCGCAAGGATGGTCGCGCGTGATCATCGATCTCGCGGTACCGACGGATGCCGAGATCGACGACGTGGAAACGGCGATGCTGTCGGCCGCGAAGGCCATGGCCAAGGAGCCGAAGTGGCGCTCGCGCATCATCGAGCAGCCCGAGATCTGGGGTCTGGAGTCCATCAGCGGCGACGCTCTCGTCATCCGAATCGTCATGAAGACGCGGTCGAGTGCCAAGGACGACGTCGCCCGCGAACTGCGGGCCCGCCTGAAGCGCGCGATCGACGCGATGGGGATCGCCCTGCCCCAGCTCAACTCGATCATGCTCACGGGTCCCGAGGGCGCGCAGAGCGTGCGGGGCGCGCACCCGCCGAAGACCAAGGAGACGCAGGTCGCCCCGGGCGCGGAGCGTCCGAGGTGGCGACCGCGGGGTCGCAAGATCGAGGTGTCCGAGACGGTCGAGGATCGCACGTCCGATGCCCCTCCCCGGGTCAAGAAGAAGAAGGCCGTGCGGGACGACACCCCGACGGCGATCGTGAACCTGCCGGACGCGCCGGGTGCCGACCAGCCGAAACCGACGCCGCCCGCGGTCCGCGCCGACGAGAAGGACACGCCGTGA
- a CDS encoding globin produces MDTFRRLVDAFYRGVAADEVLKPMYPEEDLGPAAERLTLFLAQYWGGPTTYGETRGHPRLRMRHMPFHVDPDARDRWLRHMRAAVDEIALPPVLEAPLWDYLERAAYAMVNTFEARGIGPQQHGRPDTGFPVRAADGTPS; encoded by the coding sequence ATGGATACCTTCCGGCGACTCGTCGACGCGTTCTATCGCGGGGTGGCCGCCGACGAGGTGCTCAAGCCCATGTATCCCGAGGAGGATCTCGGCCCCGCGGCCGAGCGACTGACGCTCTTCCTCGCCCAGTACTGGGGCGGCCCGACGACCTACGGCGAGACGCGCGGACACCCGCGCCTGCGCATGCGCCACATGCCGTTCCACGTCGATCCCGACGCCCGCGACAGGTGGCTGCGGCACATGCGCGCGGCCGTCGACGAGATCGCGCTGCCCCCGGTGCTCGAAGCCCCGCTCTGGGACTACCTCGAACGGGCGGCCTACGCGATGGTCAACACCTTCGAGGCGCGCGGAATCGGCCCGCAGCAGCACGGTCGTCCCGACACGGGATTCCCCGTGCGCGCGGCTGACGGGACGCCCTCGTAA
- a CDS encoding acyl-CoA thioesterase → MTDANDPVASLLAVLDLRDAGARTTEDIFTGVSQAMPTGRVYGGQVLAQTIVAASRTLPPERTVHSMHGYFLRPGDPTDGITFSVDRIHDGRSFSTRRTQAFQSGVPIFSMIASFQDEDPGLEHFEPMPDGIPQPEDAPALEVDALHPISRRILSASPVDVRHVTSPLYGSVEGPQVPRQAVWMKLRRPITDDPAVHRAALAYLSDLTIQESIMRAHGVAWNTPGLKVASLDHAMWWHRPGRVDDWLLYVQESPNARGGRGLSTGRIYTRDGVLLASVAQEVMVRVPRD, encoded by the coding sequence GTGACCGACGCCAACGATCCCGTGGCGTCCCTCCTCGCGGTGCTCGACCTCCGCGACGCCGGCGCCCGGACGACGGAAGACATCTTCACCGGCGTATCGCAGGCCATGCCCACCGGTCGGGTCTACGGCGGGCAGGTGCTCGCTCAGACGATCGTGGCCGCCTCGCGCACGCTTCCCCCGGAGCGGACGGTGCACTCGATGCACGGGTACTTCCTGCGTCCCGGCGATCCGACGGACGGCATCACGTTCTCGGTCGACCGGATCCATGACGGCCGTTCCTTCTCGACGCGGAGGACGCAGGCGTTCCAGTCCGGGGTCCCGATCTTCTCGATGATCGCGTCCTTCCAGGACGAGGATCCGGGTCTCGAGCACTTCGAACCCATGCCCGACGGCATCCCGCAGCCCGAGGACGCGCCGGCCCTCGAAGTCGATGCGCTCCACCCGATCAGCCGACGAATCCTCTCGGCGAGTCCCGTAGACGTCCGGCACGTCACGTCGCCCCTGTACGGCTCCGTGGAGGGACCGCAGGTGCCGCGGCAGGCGGTGTGGATGAAGCTCCGCCGTCCCATCACCGACGATCCTGCGGTTCACCGCGCCGCGCTCGCGTACCTCAGCGACCTCACGATTCAGGAGTCGATCATGCGCGCCCACGGCGTCGCGTGGAACACCCCCGGCCTGAAGGTCGCGAGCCTCGACCACGCGATGTGGTGGCATCGCCCGGGCCGCGTCGACGACTGGCTCCTGTACGTGCAGGAATCGCCGAACGCCCGCGGCGGACGCGGGCTGTCGACGGGGCGGATCTACACGCGGGACGGCGTCCTTCTCGCGAGCGTCGCGCAAGAGGTCATGGTGCGGGTACCGCGCGACTGA
- a CDS encoding Fpg/Nei family DNA glycosylase: MPEGHSVHRIARQFARNIVGRTVSASSPQGRFVEGASVIDGRETIDVRAVGKQMFLAFEGDMWLRVHLGMYGAWDFSGEVAVDATIASANGRMGHTNQRGTVLDDAPILDAAGENSLSSIGAPRRARVRMSEQTTGLEEQTEWPPPIVGAVRLRLLTESTCADLRGPTACALQSPDEVAATIAKLGPDPLVDDVSEGEERFTATVRKKPTAIGLLLMDQSVVSGIGNVYRAEILFRARQNPHTPGRDVPEEVVREMWRDWVRLLSIGVETGQMMTMDDLDPEAYRRAMAHRDDRHWVYHRAGLPCRVCGTTVLMEEAAGRKLYWCPTCQA, from the coding sequence ATGCCCGAAGGGCATTCCGTCCACCGCATCGCTCGGCAGTTCGCCCGGAACATCGTGGGCCGCACGGTGTCGGCATCCAGTCCGCAAGGGCGATTCGTCGAGGGGGCGTCCGTCATCGACGGGCGCGAAACGATCGATGTGCGTGCCGTCGGCAAGCAGATGTTCCTCGCCTTCGAGGGCGACATGTGGCTGCGGGTGCACCTCGGCATGTACGGCGCCTGGGACTTCTCCGGGGAGGTCGCCGTCGACGCGACCATCGCCTCGGCGAACGGTCGTATGGGACACACCAACCAGCGCGGCACGGTGCTCGACGACGCACCGATCCTGGATGCCGCGGGGGAGAACTCCCTCAGCTCGATCGGGGCTCCGCGACGGGCGCGTGTGCGCATGTCGGAGCAGACGACAGGGCTCGAAGAACAGACCGAGTGGCCGCCTCCCATCGTGGGAGCGGTCCGCCTCCGTCTGCTCACCGAAAGCACGTGCGCCGACCTGCGCGGGCCGACCGCCTGCGCGCTGCAGTCGCCCGACGAGGTCGCCGCGACCATCGCGAAGCTCGGACCTGATCCGCTCGTCGACGATGTGAGCGAGGGGGAGGAACGCTTCACGGCCACCGTGCGCAAGAAGCCGACGGCGATCGGCCTTCTCCTCATGGATCAGTCCGTCGTCAGTGGTATCGGCAACGTCTACCGCGCGGAGATCCTCTTCCGTGCCCGGCAGAACCCGCACACGCCCGGCCGCGACGTGCCCGAGGAGGTCGTGCGCGAAATGTGGCGCGACTGGGTGCGATTGCTGTCGATCGGGGTCGAGACCGGCCAGATGATGACGATGGACGACCTCGATCCCGAGGCGTACCGCCGCGCGATGGCCCACCGCGACGACCGTCACTGGGTGTACCACCGTGCCGGTCTGCCCTGCCGCGTCTGCGGCACGACGGTGCTCATGGAGGAAGCCGCCGGGCGAAAGCTGTACTGGTGCCCGACGTGTCAGGCGTGA
- a CDS encoding ferrochelatase gives MSTTDTETNPETVLYASPAAASGPKWVETPVAYDGILLAGFGGPEGQDDVIPFLRNVTRGRGIPDERLEEVAHHYRHFGGVSPINQHNRELKAALEAEIAKRGLGLPVYWGNRNWAPYLEEAVTEAAEAGDTTLLAIATSAYSSFSSCRQYREDYARVLEATGLGETVTIDKVRQFFDHPGFVTTFVRGVTDAVSAYIADGIAPEKIRVLFSTHSIPTADAQRSGPRDVDFGEGGAYEAQHKAVAAFVMAEVAAAVADVEWELVYQSRSGPPTQPWLEPDVNDVIAELPGRGAEAVVIVPLGFVSDHMEVLWDLDTEAMEAAEEAGIKAVRTPTPGIDPAYVSGLIDLVEERLKGTPKAERPHLTDLGPWYDVCRPGCCENIRAGFKPVAAGVRP, from the coding sequence GTGAGCACGACCGACACGGAAACCAACCCTGAGACCGTCCTCTACGCGTCGCCCGCTGCGGCGTCCGGGCCCAAGTGGGTCGAGACGCCGGTGGCGTACGACGGCATCCTCCTCGCCGGTTTCGGCGGGCCCGAGGGCCAGGACGACGTCATCCCGTTCCTCCGCAATGTGACGCGGGGCCGCGGCATCCCCGACGAGCGCCTCGAGGAGGTCGCCCACCACTACCGCCACTTCGGCGGCGTGAGCCCGATCAACCAGCACAACCGCGAGCTGAAGGCGGCGCTCGAGGCCGAGATCGCGAAGCGCGGACTGGGCCTTCCCGTCTACTGGGGCAATCGCAACTGGGCGCCCTACCTCGAAGAGGCCGTCACCGAGGCCGCCGAGGCCGGAGACACGACCCTCCTCGCGATCGCCACGAGCGCCTACAGCTCCTTCTCGAGCTGCCGTCAGTACCGCGAAGACTACGCGCGCGTGCTCGAGGCCACGGGCCTCGGCGAGACGGTGACCATCGACAAGGTCCGCCAGTTCTTCGACCACCCGGGATTCGTGACCACGTTCGTCCGGGGAGTGACGGATGCCGTGTCGGCCTACATCGCGGACGGCATCGCCCCCGAGAAGATCCGGGTGCTCTTCTCCACCCACTCCATTCCGACCGCCGACGCGCAGCGCTCCGGCCCCCGCGACGTCGACTTCGGCGAGGGCGGCGCGTACGAGGCCCAGCACAAGGCGGTCGCCGCGTTCGTCATGGCCGAGGTCGCCGCGGCCGTGGCCGACGTCGAGTGGGAGCTGGTCTACCAGTCGCGCTCCGGCCCGCCGACCCAGCCGTGGCTCGAGCCCGACGTCAACGACGTCATCGCGGAGCTGCCCGGTCGCGGGGCGGAGGCCGTGGTCATCGTGCCCCTGGGCTTCGTCAGCGACCACATGGAGGTGCTCTGGGACCTCGACACCGAGGCGATGGAAGCCGCCGAGGAAGCCGGCATCAAGGCTGTGCGCACCCCCACTCCCGGCATCGACCCCGCGTACGTCTCGGGACTCATCGATCTCGTCGAGGAGCGCCTCAAGGGCACCCCGAAGGCGGAGCGTCCGCACCTCACCGATCTCGGTCCGTGGTACGACGTCTGCCGCCCCGGATGCTGCGAGAACATCCGCGCCGGCTTCAAGCCGGTCGCGGCGGGCGTTCGTCCCTGA
- a CDS encoding FMN-binding negative transcriptional regulator, protein MRQNPSFAMTDVGELRRLIDLHPWVTLVSQSADGLVASHYAVMLDDERDDLTIVGHVGKPDDAILGLGERELLVVVQGPHGYITPRWYGDVPAVPTWNFVSAHLSGIPEILSPEENLRVLDRLVERFEGREDGARGLYALPNDATFVERLERGTVGFRLTPSRVTAKRKLSQNKTPEVVETIIDGLSDQNPDLAAEMRRVADARVRP, encoded by the coding sequence GTGCGTCAGAACCCGAGCTTCGCGATGACCGACGTCGGCGAACTCCGCCGTCTCATCGACCTCCATCCCTGGGTCACCCTCGTCAGCCAGAGCGCCGACGGCCTCGTCGCCTCGCACTACGCCGTGATGCTCGACGACGAACGCGATGACCTCACGATCGTCGGTCATGTCGGCAAGCCCGACGACGCCATCCTCGGTCTCGGCGAGCGTGAGCTGCTCGTGGTCGTGCAGGGACCGCACGGGTACATCACGCCCCGGTGGTACGGCGACGTCCCCGCCGTGCCGACGTGGAACTTCGTTTCCGCTCACCTGTCCGGCATCCCGGAGATCCTCAGCCCCGAAGAGAACCTGCGCGTGCTCGACCGGCTCGTCGAGCGCTTCGAGGGTCGAGAGGACGGGGCGCGCGGCCTCTACGCGCTGCCCAACGACGCGACCTTCGTCGAACGGCTCGAACGAGGAACCGTCGGGTTCCGCCTCACCCCGAGCCGGGTGACGGCCAAGCGCAAACTGAGCCAGAACAAGACGCCCGAGGTGGTCGAGACGATCATCGACGGGCTGTCGGACCAGAACCCCGACCTCGCCGCCGAGATGCGCCGCGTGGCCGATGCCCGGGTCCGCCCGTGA